A region from the Thermodesulfobacteriota bacterium genome encodes:
- a CDS encoding PilT/PilU family type 4a pilus ATPase, with protein sequence LGLPAVLKELCKKPRGLVLVTGPTGSGKSTTLAAMIDKINNERQEHIVTVEDPIEYLHPHKKCLVNQREVNADTQSFKKALKYILRQDPDVVLIGEMRDLETIEAALTVAETGHLVFATLHTNSCVQTINRILDVFPPYQQPQVRAQLSFVLEGVISQILIPKANGPGRVLALEVMIPNPAIRNLIREEKVHQIYSQMQVGQTKFGMQTMNQSLIACLQRREITLDEAVGRSSDPDEFRNLLSAMQSGPAGGRRA encoded by the coding sequence CTGGGGCTGCCGGCGGTGCTCAAGGAGCTCTGCAAGAAGCCGCGAGGGCTGGTGCTGGTCACCGGGCCCACGGGATCGGGGAAATCGACGACGCTGGCCGCGATGATCGACAAAATCAACAACGAGCGCCAGGAGCACATCGTCACCGTCGAGGACCCGATCGAGTACCTCCACCCGCACAAGAAATGCCTCGTGAACCAGCGCGAGGTCAACGCGGACACGCAGAGCTTCAAGAAGGCGCTCAAGTACATCCTCCGCCAGGACCCGGACGTCGTCCTCATCGGCGAGATGCGCGACCTGGAGACGATCGAGGCGGCCCTCACGGTCGCGGAGACCGGGCACCTCGTGTTCGCCACGCTGCACACCAACTCGTGCGTGCAGACGATCAACCGGATCCTCGACGTGTTCCCGCCGTACCAGCAGCCCCAGGTCCGGGCGCAGCTCTCCTTCGTCCTCGAGGGGGTCATCTCGCAGATCCTCATCCCCAAGGCGAACGGCCCCGGACGCGTCCTGGCGCTCGAGGTGATGATCCCGAACCCGGCGATCCGCAATCTGATCCGCGAGGAGAAGGTGCACCAGATCTACTCGCAGATGCAGGTGGGGCAGACCAAGTTCGGCATGCAGACGATGAACCAGTCGCTGATCGCCTGCCTCCAGCGGCGCGAGATCACCCTGGACGAGGCGGTGGGCAGGAGCAGCGATCCCGACGAGTTCCGGAACCTGCTGTCCGCGATGCAGAGCGGGCCGGCGGGAGGCCGCAGGGCGTAA
- a CDS encoding type II secretion system F family protein translates to MDRFAWEGKNRGGQKVSGEIEAPNEAFVLAQLRREQITPLSVKKRGGLMDMKISLPFAGEKKVTQKELAVFTRQFATMIDAGLPLVQCLDILGAQQENPSFKKVLLRVKEDVESGSTFADSLGKHPKVFDPLFVNLVAAGEVGGILDTILSRLAEHIEKAMKLAKKIKGAMVYPSTIVAVAVIVTVVLLVYVIPIFAKMFTDFGGALPAPTAFVLKVSEVTRKYFLAVIVFFFLLGAGFRAYISRETGRRNWDRLLLRTPVVGSLLQRIAVARFSRTLGTMVSSGVPILESMDIVAKTAGNKIIEEAIVKARGSISEGKTIAEPLAESSVFPVMVTQMVSVGEATGALDVMLGKIADFYDEEVDSAVEALTSLLEPMLMIFLGVVIGGLVLAMYLPVFKLASVVGG, encoded by the coding sequence ATGGACCGATTCGCGTGGGAAGGGAAGAACCGCGGGGGCCAGAAGGTCTCCGGCGAGATCGAGGCGCCGAACGAGGCGTTCGTCCTCGCGCAGCTCCGCAGGGAGCAGATCACGCCCCTCAGCGTGAAGAAGCGCGGCGGCCTCATGGACATGAAGATCAGCCTTCCGTTCGCCGGCGAAAAGAAGGTCACGCAGAAGGAGCTGGCGGTCTTCACGCGCCAGTTCGCCACCATGATCGACGCCGGGCTCCCTCTCGTGCAGTGCCTCGACATCCTCGGCGCCCAGCAGGAGAACCCTTCGTTCAAGAAGGTGCTCCTCCGGGTGAAGGAGGACGTCGAGAGCGGCTCCACGTTCGCCGACTCCCTCGGGAAGCACCCGAAGGTGTTCGATCCCCTCTTCGTCAACCTGGTGGCCGCCGGCGAGGTGGGCGGCATCCTCGACACGATCCTTTCCCGGCTCGCCGAGCACATCGAGAAGGCGATGAAGCTGGCCAAGAAGATCAAGGGGGCGATGGTCTACCCGTCCACGATCGTCGCGGTGGCCGTCATCGTCACGGTCGTCCTGCTCGTGTATGTCATCCCGATCTTCGCCAAGATGTTCACCGACTTCGGGGGGGCGCTCCCGGCGCCGACCGCGTTCGTCCTGAAGGTCAGCGAGGTCACGCGGAAATACTTCCTGGCCGTCATCGTCTTCTTCTTCCTCCTCGGGGCGGGCTTCCGGGCCTACATCTCCAGGGAGACCGGCCGGCGGAACTGGGACCGGCTCCTCCTCCGGACGCCGGTGGTCGGCTCCCTCCTCCAGCGCATCGCGGTCGCCCGCTTCTCGCGTACGCTCGGGACGATGGTGAGCAGCGGCGTCCCCATCCTCGAGAGCATGGACATCGTCGCGAAGACGGCGGGCAACAAGATCATCGAGGAGGCGATCGTGAAGGCCCGGGGGAGCATCAGCGAGGGGAAGACGATCGCGGAGCCGCTCGCGGAGAGCAGCGTCTTCCCGGTGATGGTGACCCAGATGGTCTCCGTCGGGGAGGCCACCGGCGCGCTCGACGTGATGCTGGGCAAGATCGCCGATTTCTACGACGAGGAGGTCGACTCCGCGGTCGAGGCGCTGACCTCGCTGCTGGAGCCGATGCTGATGATCTTCCTCGGCGTGGTCATCGGCGGGCTGGTTCTCGCGATGTACCTGCCGGTGTTCAAGCTGGCGTCCGTCGTCGGAGGGTAG
- a CDS encoding ATP-binding protein, with product MPRVPEEGREGQERAARNFLLVRSGISFALLASVVSVQFRAPELLLSEGFKYLYFAVLLSYGWLLIRYAAWGRTEFPAGGAWVQALVDVVFITILVFATGGYDSVFSFMYVLVILLGSLERYMRGAVVWALLSSAAYVALVFLQMRGIVVSPGAEETPILLPQFVRTAGIHGSAFFLTGVLSGLLGEEIRKGMQRVQVRDEVIRKLETFHKNVIDNIPSGILTTDPEGRINLMNGTACAILGMSREDLAGKPLQEVLEGIGEGERGRREDAPSPRPELRFVRPDGAAIWLGFSASRMKDPDGSVIGRVVIFQDLSPVKEMEERVRIADRLAGVGELAAGLAHEIRNPLASIAGSSQLLRESAAPAGDSDTLLEIIERESQRLNGLISDFLSYAGNSLRTVAKVPVTDLLLEVVEAVRAGEGREKGVHLESAAARELVVEGDAEQLKQVVWNLVRNAVQATPPGGRILVDAYEQIRHGARFAVLTIADTGVGIEPKDLEKIFNPFYTTKEGGTGLGLSISQRIVHFHKGFIEARSLPGQGSTFSVFLPLPAAGAEDAGA from the coding sequence TTGCCCCGGGTCCCCGAGGAGGGACGCGAGGGGCAGGAACGGGCCGCGCGCAATTTCCTTCTGGTGCGGTCGGGCATCAGCTTCGCCCTGCTGGCGTCCGTGGTGTCGGTGCAGTTCCGCGCGCCGGAGCTGCTCCTTTCCGAGGGATTCAAATACCTCTATTTCGCGGTCCTGCTCTCGTACGGCTGGCTCCTGATCCGGTACGCCGCGTGGGGGCGGACGGAATTCCCCGCGGGCGGCGCCTGGGTGCAGGCGCTGGTCGACGTGGTGTTCATCACGATCCTGGTGTTCGCCACGGGCGGCTACGACAGCGTGTTCTCCTTCATGTACGTCCTGGTCATCCTCCTCGGCAGCCTCGAGCGGTACATGCGGGGGGCCGTCGTGTGGGCCCTCCTTTCCTCCGCGGCCTATGTGGCGCTCGTGTTCCTGCAGATGCGGGGGATCGTCGTGTCGCCCGGTGCGGAGGAGACGCCGATCCTCCTTCCGCAGTTCGTCCGCACGGCGGGGATCCACGGCTCCGCGTTCTTCCTCACCGGCGTCCTGTCGGGGCTGCTGGGGGAGGAGATCCGCAAGGGGATGCAGCGGGTGCAGGTCCGGGACGAAGTGATCCGGAAGCTGGAGACGTTCCACAAGAACGTGATCGACAACATCCCCTCCGGCATCCTGACGACCGACCCGGAGGGCCGGATCAACCTCATGAACGGCACGGCGTGCGCGATCCTCGGGATGTCCCGTGAGGATCTCGCCGGCAAGCCGCTTCAGGAGGTCCTCGAGGGGATCGGCGAGGGGGAACGCGGCCGGCGGGAGGACGCCCCTTCGCCGCGTCCCGAGCTGCGGTTCGTCCGCCCCGACGGCGCCGCGATCTGGCTCGGGTTCTCCGCCTCCCGGATGAAGGACCCCGACGGAAGCGTCATCGGGCGGGTGGTCATCTTCCAGGACCTTTCTCCCGTCAAGGAGATGGAGGAGCGCGTGCGGATCGCCGACCGCCTCGCGGGCGTGGGGGAGCTGGCCGCGGGACTCGCGCACGAGATTCGGAACCCCCTCGCCTCCATCGCCGGCTCCTCGCAGCTTCTCCGGGAATCGGCGGCGCCGGCGGGGGACTCCGACACCCTCCTGGAGATCATCGAGCGGGAGAGCCAGCGGCTGAACGGGCTGATCTCCGATTTCCTCTCCTATGCGGGGAACTCCCTGCGGACCGTCGCGAAGGTCCCCGTGACGGACCTCCTGCTGGAGGTCGTCGAGGCGGTCCGGGCGGGGGAGGGAAGGGAGAAAGGCGTCCACCTGGAGTCGGCGGCAGCGCGGGAACTCGTGGTGGAAGGGGACGCCGAGCAGCTCAAGCAGGTGGTGTGGAACCTGGTGCGCAACGCGGTCCAGGCCACACCTCCCGGCGGGCGCATCCTGGTGGATGCCTACGAGCAGATCCGCCACGGCGCGCGGTTCGCCGTGCTGACGATCGCCGACACCGGCGTCGGGATCGAGCCGAAGGACCTCGAGAAGATCTTCAATCCCTTCTACACGACGAAGGAGGGGGGCACCGGCCTCGGGCTGTCGATCTCCCAGCGGATCGTCCATTTCCACAAGGGGTTCATCGAGGCGCGCTCGCTTCCCGGGCAGGGAAGCACGTTCTCCGTGTTTCTCCCGCTGCCGGCGGCGGGCGCGGAGGATGCAGGTGCCTGA
- the trmFO gene encoding methylenetetrahydrofolate--tRNA-(uracil(54)-C(5))-methyltransferase (FADH(2)-oxidizing) TrmFO, whose amino-acid sequence MPDPNRVTVVGAGLAGSEASLRLADAGIAVDLVEMRPAAGTEAHRTGWFAELVCSNSLGSEEIVSGKGLLKEELRIFGSALLPIADAARVPAGKALAVDRERFARAVTEAVRSRPGIRVVEGEAREIPEAPLVVLACGPLAPEPITSAIRALLGDEGFYFYDAISPIVDAATIDASAGYVADRYGAGSGDYLNLPMDRARYEAFLAALLAAKTVPLREFEEPRYFEGCMPVEEIARRGPDTLLFGPLRPVGLPDPRTGRIPHAVVQLRRENAEGTMYNLVGFQTRMTYPEQKRILSMIPGLEGADFLRYGSVHRNGFLDARRSLTPCMEFRGRRGLFFAGQITGVEGYVESIASGLVAGVAAVRRAAGREPLEFPRETMTGSLMAHITTPGPGAPQPMNANFGLLPEIAVRRKKERKERKAQTALEAASAFALSLPRLP is encoded by the coding sequence GTGCCTGATCCCAATCGGGTGACGGTCGTCGGCGCCGGGCTCGCGGGGTCCGAGGCGTCGCTGCGGCTGGCGGACGCGGGGATCGCGGTCGATCTCGTCGAGATGCGCCCCGCGGCGGGGACGGAGGCGCACCGCACCGGCTGGTTCGCGGAGCTGGTGTGCAGCAACTCCCTCGGCTCGGAGGAGATCGTTTCGGGCAAGGGGCTGCTGAAGGAGGAGCTGCGGATCTTCGGCTCCGCGCTGCTCCCGATCGCGGACGCGGCTCGGGTCCCCGCGGGGAAGGCACTGGCGGTCGACCGGGAGCGGTTCGCGCGGGCGGTCACGGAGGCCGTCCGCTCCCGCCCCGGGATCCGCGTGGTGGAAGGGGAGGCCCGCGAGATCCCCGAAGCGCCGCTGGTCGTCCTCGCGTGCGGCCCGCTCGCCCCGGAACCGATCACCTCGGCCATCCGCGCCCTGCTCGGGGACGAGGGGTTCTATTTCTACGACGCCATCTCTCCCATCGTGGACGCCGCGACGATCGATGCATCGGCCGGGTACGTCGCCGACCGGTACGGCGCGGGCTCGGGAGACTACCTCAACCTGCCCATGGACCGGGCCCGGTACGAGGCGTTCCTTGCCGCGCTCCTGGCCGCGAAGACCGTCCCGCTGCGGGAATTCGAGGAGCCCCGCTATTTCGAGGGCTGCATGCCGGTGGAGGAGATCGCGCGGCGCGGACCCGACACGCTGCTTTTCGGCCCGTTGCGCCCGGTGGGGCTGCCGGACCCGCGCACGGGCAGGATCCCGCACGCCGTCGTCCAGCTCCGCAGGGAGAACGCGGAAGGGACGATGTACAACCTCGTGGGTTTCCAGACGCGGATGACGTACCCGGAGCAGAAGCGGATTTTATCCATGATCCCCGGGCTGGAGGGCGCCGATTTCCTGCGGTACGGCTCGGTCCACCGGAACGGCTTCCTCGACGCGCGGCGCAGCCTCACGCCCTGCATGGAATTCCGCGGGCGCCGGGGGCTGTTCTTCGCAGGCCAGATCACGGGAGTGGAGGGGTACGTCGAGTCGATCGCTTCCGGTCTGGTCGCGGGGGTCGCCGCCGTCCGCCGCGCCGCGGGGCGGGAGCCTTTGGAGTTCCCGCGCGAGACCATGACCGGCTCGCTGATGGCCCACATCACGACGCCCGGCCCGGGAGCGCCCCAGCCGATGAACGCAAACTTCGGGCTGCTCCCGGAGATCGCCGTGCGGCGGAAAAAGGAAAGGAAGGAGCGGAAGGCGCAGACCGCGCTCGAGGCGGCCAGCGCCTTCGCCCTCTCCCTTCCCCGCCTGCCTTAG
- a CDS encoding cytochrome c peroxidase: MRRALVCFAAVFVMMVGVWSVANASPLEDALGGLLYFDRNLSNPAGQSCADCHLPSAGFADPDRNLPVSEGVIPGRFGGRNAPSAAYASFSPDFYFNEAEGLWMGGQFWDGRALDLEEQARGPFLNPVEMNNTKQGVINAVRRSSYAWLFKLVYGKNSLNNVETAYVHVSEAIAAFERTKLLNSFTSKYDYYLKGKVALSAQELRGLDLFNDPLKGNCAACHPGDGPKPLFTDFSYDNLGIPKNAEIEALVGAPVPIDYGLGNTVGMAEDGKFKVSSLRNLAKTAPYGHNGYFKDLKTIVHFYNTRDVESWPLPEVNNENVNRDELGNLGLTSAEEDDIVAFLGTLTDGYKCKGCY, encoded by the coding sequence ATGAGGAGAGCGCTGGTGTGCTTTGCTGCCGTGTTCGTGATGATGGTCGGCGTCTGGTCGGTGGCCAACGCAAGTCCGTTGGAAGATGCCTTGGGAGGACTGCTGTATTTCGACAGGAACCTGTCCAATCCCGCGGGGCAGTCCTGCGCGGACTGCCACCTGCCGTCGGCCGGGTTCGCCGATCCCGACCGGAACCTGCCGGTTTCGGAAGGAGTGATCCCGGGACGGTTCGGGGGGCGGAATGCCCCATCGGCGGCCTACGCTTCCTTCAGCCCGGATTTCTATTTCAACGAAGCGGAAGGGCTTTGGATGGGCGGCCAGTTCTGGGACGGCCGGGCGCTGGACCTGGAAGAGCAGGCGAGAGGCCCGTTCCTGAATCCCGTGGAGATGAACAACACGAAACAGGGCGTCATCAATGCGGTACGCCGCTCCAGCTATGCCTGGCTCTTCAAGCTCGTCTACGGCAAAAACTCCCTGAATAATGTCGAGACGGCTTATGTCCATGTGTCGGAAGCCATCGCCGCGTTCGAGCGGACGAAGCTTCTGAACAGCTTCACCTCGAAGTACGACTATTACCTCAAGGGAAAGGTCGCCCTGTCGGCACAGGAACTAAGAGGTCTTGATCTGTTCAACGATCCCTTGAAGGGCAACTGCGCCGCCTGCCATCCGGGCGATGGCCCCAAACCGCTCTTCACGGACTTCAGCTACGATAACCTCGGCATTCCGAAGAACGCGGAAATCGAGGCGCTGGTCGGAGCGCCGGTGCCGATCGATTACGGGCTGGGCAATACGGTCGGCATGGCAGAAGACGGCAAGTTCAAGGTGAGCAGCTTGAGGAACCTGGCGAAGACCGCGCCCTACGGGCACAATGGGTACTTCAAGGACCTGAAAACCATCGTCCATTTCTACAACACGCGGGACGTGGAAAGCTGGCCGCTTCCGGAGGTCAACAACGAAAACGTGAACCGGGATGAGCTCGGGAACCTGGGGCTGACTTCCGCGGAGGAGGACGACATCGTCGCGTTCCTCGGGACGCTGACGGACGGCTACAAGTGCAAGGGCTGCTATTAG
- a CDS encoding tyrosine recombinase XerC: MDQGAISRFGKSLDAERNASRETVRAYLREVRALRDHLVESTGRDPEGGGGWGTVTPAEIRRFLSRSLPEAKSSSVARRLSAVRTFFSFLVSMGEVRDNPAAGLAAPRRSMRLPEFLPVDEMEALLGSLPEEGPAAKRDAAILELLYSSGLRVGELVALRVRDVSLESGTVRVTGKGRKVRVVPVGEKAVRALREYLAVRPAAAGGDFRGFIDEPLFLNRRGAVGRKSGMGISARSVARLLQEAVGRVPGVRRHLSPHGMRHSFATHLLESGADLRAIQEMLGHASLSTTQRYARVDVSHLVGTYEKAHPLASAKPRGAGRAKGK; encoded by the coding sequence ATGGACCAGGGGGCGATCAGCCGGTTCGGGAAGTCTCTCGACGCGGAGCGGAACGCGTCCAGGGAAACCGTCCGCGCCTACCTTCGGGAGGTCCGCGCCCTCCGGGATCACCTCGTGGAATCCACGGGCCGGGACCCCGAAGGGGGAGGCGGCTGGGGGACGGTCACGCCGGCGGAAATCCGGCGCTTCCTGTCCCGGTCGCTGCCGGAGGCGAAATCCTCCTCGGTGGCGCGGCGGCTTTCGGCGGTCCGGACCTTCTTCTCCTTCCTCGTCTCGATGGGGGAGGTGCGCGACAACCCCGCAGCGGGGCTGGCCGCGCCGCGCAGGTCGATGCGGCTTCCGGAGTTCCTGCCGGTGGACGAGATGGAGGCGCTCCTCGGTTCCCTGCCGGAGGAGGGCCCGGCGGCGAAGCGGGACGCCGCGATCTTGGAGCTGCTGTACTCGTCGGGATTGCGGGTGGGCGAACTGGTCGCGCTGCGGGTGCGCGACGTTTCCCTCGAATCCGGGACGGTCCGGGTAACGGGCAAGGGACGGAAGGTCCGCGTGGTGCCCGTCGGGGAAAAGGCCGTCCGCGCGCTGAGGGAATACCTGGCCGTCCGCCCGGCGGCCGCGGGAGGGGATTTCCGCGGATTCATCGACGAGCCGCTCTTCCTGAACCGGCGGGGGGCGGTGGGGAGAAAATCCGGCATGGGGATCTCCGCCCGCAGCGTGGCGAGGTTGCTGCAGGAAGCGGTCGGGAGGGTCCCGGGGGTGCGACGGCACCTTTCCCCCCACGGGATGCGGCACTCCTTCGCGACGCACCTCCTCGAGTCGGGCGCCGACCTGCGGGCGATCCAGGAGATGCTGGGGCACGCATCGCTCTCGACGACGCAAAGGTACGCGCGGGTCGACGTGTCGCACCTGGTGGGGACGTACGAGAAGGCGCATCCGCTGGCGTCGGCGAAGCCGCGGGGCGCGGGGAGGGCGAAGGGGAAATGA
- the hslV gene encoding ATP-dependent protease subunit HslV, which yields MTQFQGTTVVAVSRDGRVAMAGDGQVSMGNAVLKRTAKKIRRLHDGQVLAGFAGSTADAFTLFEKFEAKLAEFRGNLRRAAVELAKDWRTDRVLRRLEALMVITDGKDLMLLSGTGDVVEPDDGVVGIGSGGPFALAAARALLRHTELPAGEIAREAVRVASEICVFTNDNIVSEEIAST from the coding sequence ATGACGCAGTTCCAGGGGACCACGGTGGTGGCCGTGTCGCGGGACGGGCGCGTCGCGATGGCGGGGGACGGGCAGGTGTCGATGGGGAACGCGGTGCTGAAGCGGACGGCGAAGAAGATCCGCCGGCTGCACGACGGGCAGGTGCTGGCGGGGTTCGCCGGGAGCACCGCGGACGCCTTCACCCTGTTCGAGAAGTTCGAGGCGAAGCTGGCGGAGTTCCGGGGGAACCTCCGGCGGGCGGCGGTCGAGCTGGCGAAGGACTGGCGCACCGACCGGGTGCTGCGCCGGCTGGAGGCGCTGATGGTGATCACCGACGGGAAGGACCTCATGCTGCTTTCCGGGACCGGCGACGTCGTCGAGCCCGACGACGGCGTGGTCGGCATCGGGTCGGGCGGCCCCTTCGCGCTGGCGGCGGCGCGCGCGCTGCTGCGGCACACGGAGCTGCCGGCGGGGGAGATCGCGCGCGAGGCCGTGCGGGTCGCTTCGGAGATCTGCGTGTTCACCAACGACAACATCGTTTCCGAGGAGATCGCATCGACATGA
- the hslU gene encoding ATP-dependent protease ATPase subunit HslU: protein MTREEAQGVGTARPLLPREIVAELDRHIVGQGEAKRAVAIALRNRWRRQQVPPELREEIVPKNIIMVGPTGVGKTEIARRLARLAQAPFVKVEASKFTEVGYVGRDVESIVRDLVELAVHMVRAEEMEKVADRAKADAEERVLDLLIPRAPARPPGAEGAGGEKGEGEETRERFRVLLREGKLADRFVDVEVREPALPIIELGPIAGGMPEGMDGGIGEMLSGLLPKRTRRKKMRVPDALRHFEQEEAARRVDMDRVKQLAVERTEQSGIVFLDEIDKIAGRESQAGPDVSRQGVQRDLLPIVEGSNVNTKHGVVRTDHILFVAAGAFHVNKPSDLIPELQGRFPIRVELASLTKEDFVRILTEPHGALTRQYEAMLAAEGVRLSFAPEAVERIAEMACEVNDRTENIGARRLHTVMERLLDELLFSGPETPGKEFVVTREYVEERLAGVVKNADLSRYIL from the coding sequence ATGACGCGGGAGGAGGCACAGGGCGTCGGGACGGCGCGGCCCCTTCTCCCCCGGGAGATCGTGGCGGAGCTCGACCGGCACATCGTCGGCCAGGGGGAGGCCAAGCGCGCGGTGGCGATCGCGCTGCGGAACCGCTGGAGGCGCCAGCAGGTGCCGCCGGAGCTGCGGGAGGAGATCGTCCCGAAGAACATCATCATGGTCGGGCCGACCGGCGTCGGCAAGACCGAGATCGCCCGGCGGCTTGCGCGGCTCGCGCAGGCGCCCTTCGTGAAGGTGGAGGCGTCCAAGTTCACCGAGGTGGGCTACGTCGGCCGGGACGTGGAGTCGATCGTACGGGACCTGGTCGAGCTCGCCGTGCACATGGTCCGCGCCGAGGAGATGGAGAAGGTGGCGGACCGCGCGAAGGCCGACGCGGAGGAGCGCGTCCTCGACCTGCTGATCCCGCGCGCCCCGGCGCGGCCGCCCGGGGCGGAAGGCGCAGGCGGGGAGAAGGGCGAAGGGGAGGAGACCCGGGAGCGGTTCCGCGTCCTGCTGCGGGAGGGAAAGTTGGCGGACCGCTTCGTCGATGTCGAAGTGCGGGAGCCGGCGCTGCCGATCATCGAGCTGGGGCCGATCGCCGGCGGGATGCCCGAGGGGATGGACGGCGGCATCGGGGAGATGCTGTCCGGCCTGCTGCCGAAGCGCACCCGGAGGAAGAAGATGCGCGTCCCGGACGCGCTGCGGCACTTCGAGCAGGAAGAGGCCGCGCGGCGCGTCGACATGGACCGGGTGAAGCAGCTCGCCGTGGAGCGCACCGAGCAGTCGGGGATCGTCTTCCTGGACGAGATCGACAAGATCGCGGGGAGGGAGTCGCAGGCGGGCCCGGACGTCTCGCGGCAGGGCGTCCAGCGCGACCTGCTGCCGATCGTCGAGGGGTCCAACGTGAACACGAAGCACGGCGTCGTGCGGACGGACCACATCCTCTTCGTGGCTGCGGGGGCGTTCCACGTGAACAAGCCGTCCGACCTGATCCCCGAGCTGCAGGGGCGGTTCCCCATCCGCGTCGAGCTCGCCTCCCTTACGAAGGAGGACTTCGTGCGGATCCTGACGGAGCCGCACGGGGCGCTGACGAGGCAGTACGAGGCCATGCTGGCCGCGGAGGGGGTCCGGCTCTCCTTCGCGCCGGAGGCGGTCGAGCGGATCGCGGAGATGGCGTGCGAGGTGAACGACCGCACGGAGAACATCGGGGCGCGGCGGCTGCACACGGTCATGGAGCGGCTGCTCGACGAGCTGCTGTTCTCCGGGCCGGAGACTCCGGGGAAGGAGTTCGTCGTCACGCGGGAGTACGTGGAAGAGCGTCTTGCGGGAGTGGTGAAGAACGCGGACCTGAGCCGTTATATCCTGTGA
- the argB gene encoding acetylglutamate kinase, translated as MKDYIHKAEILIEALPYIREFNGKTVVVKYGGAAMKDEERMASFAEDVVLLQYVGIRPVVVHGGGPQIDRMLEKLSIPTERKEGLRVTSPEAMEVVEMVLGGTVNKRITAFINRSGGKAAGLCGKDGGLIQARKLKAKSRATGAPIDLGLVGEVLRVRPEILQALEAGGFVPVIAPIGVGKNGEAYNINGDTAAAEVAAAVGAEKFILLTDVPGVLDDGGNRISTMTEAAATHAIRVGKITGGMIPKVECGLTALKKGVGKVHIIDGRIPHSVLLEVFTDAGVGTEIVRSKKGDDSL; from the coding sequence ATGAAGGACTACATCCACAAGGCCGAGATCCTGATCGAGGCGCTGCCGTACATCCGCGAGTTCAACGGGAAGACGGTGGTCGTGAAGTACGGCGGGGCCGCGATGAAGGACGAGGAGCGGATGGCGTCCTTCGCGGAGGACGTCGTCCTGCTCCAGTACGTCGGGATCCGCCCGGTCGTCGTCCACGGCGGCGGGCCGCAGATCGACCGGATGCTGGAGAAGCTCTCCATCCCCACGGAGCGGAAGGAGGGGCTGCGCGTCACCTCCCCCGAGGCGATGGAGGTCGTCGAGATGGTGCTGGGCGGGACGGTGAACAAGCGGATCACCGCCTTCATCAACCGCTCCGGCGGGAAGGCGGCGGGGCTCTGCGGCAAGGACGGAGGGCTGATCCAGGCGCGCAAGCTGAAGGCGAAGAGCCGCGCCACGGGCGCCCCGATCGACCTGGGGCTCGTCGGGGAGGTGCTCCGGGTGCGGCCGGAGATCCTGCAGGCGCTGGAGGCCGGGGGATTCGTGCCCGTCATCGCCCCCATCGGGGTCGGGAAGAACGGCGAGGCGTACAACATCAACGGGGACACGGCGGCGGCCGAGGTGGCCGCGGCCGTCGGCGCGGAGAAGTTCATCCTCCTCACGGACGTCCCGGGCGTCCTGGACGACGGGGGGAACCGGATCTCCACGATGACGGAGGCGGCGGCGACGCATGCGATCCGCGTCGGGAAGATCACGGGGGGGATGATCCCGAAAGTGGAGTGCGGCCTGACCGCCCTGAAGAAGGGGGTGGGGAAGGTCCACATCATCGACGGCAGGATCCCCCACAGCGTCCTGCTGGAAGTGTTCACGGACGCGGGCGTTGGGACGGAGATCGTCCGGAGCAAGAAGGGGGATGATTCGCTATGA